A window of Pirellulales bacterium contains these coding sequences:
- a CDS encoding glycoside hydrolase family 95 protein has product MNRLLRNCCAALFLLEIACSGSTVRGTDADETIWFAAPATHFTESTPLGNGRLGAMVFGGPAEERIVLSESGMWSGSPQEADRADAAEALPEIRRLLFSGDVLAAERLINRRFTCAGAGSGSGRSANLPYGSFQTLGVLRLEFLHEQADDPPADYRRELDLGDAVATIRYRQGGVLHERTALVSEPDQALVYRLVADRPGGLSFAATLERPERATVRMEPDDVLHMFGQLNDGRDGDAGVKYSAQVRILVDGDEAISRDGTFEVHDATAATILLTAATEIDSFAGRKDSATAAARAELDSAAKRPFVELHRRHVADYRAHYQRARLRLAPPRGGVASAALPTPERLAAAWQGAEDPGLASLYFNFGRYLLISSSRPGGFPANLQGIWTETLQTPWNGDWHLNVNVQMNYWPAEPCNLSALHEPLFALIESLVEPGGKTARAYYDADGWCAHVLANPWGFASPGESAGWGATSTGGAWLCHHLRQHYEFTQDREFLRRAYPTLRGAAEFALDTLVEDPRTGKLVTAPSNSPENSYFVGNAKAHICVGSTMDMQVLRALLKATADAAEILEKDEPFRDQCRAAVERLLPTRIASDGRIMEWSEEVREAEPQHRHVSHLWGLYPGDEIDVRATPKLAEAARKSLDGRGDDGTGWSLAYKIAMWARLGDGERAHKLLRRHFMPISIGANDIALKGGSYPNLFDAHPPFQIDGNFGGTAAIAEMLLQSRLSGPPAAPRAEIDLLPALPPAWRAGEFANFCGRGGIEVSATWRDGALTQARLRSNTRQTVLVRNGQRRVELNLAPRETVTIDGELQLDGQVREARTGAGS; this is encoded by the coding sequence ATGAATCGATTGCTCAGAAACTGCTGCGCGGCGTTGTTCTTGCTCGAGATCGCGTGCAGCGGATCGACGGTCCGGGGAACAGATGCCGACGAGACGATCTGGTTTGCAGCCCCGGCGACGCATTTCACCGAGTCGACCCCGCTGGGGAACGGCCGACTGGGAGCGATGGTTTTCGGCGGGCCTGCCGAAGAACGGATCGTGCTCAGCGAAAGCGGCATGTGGTCGGGCTCTCCGCAGGAGGCCGATCGAGCCGACGCGGCCGAGGCGCTCCCCGAGATTCGGCGGCTGCTGTTCTCCGGCGACGTACTCGCAGCGGAGCGCCTCATCAATCGACGCTTCACCTGCGCCGGGGCCGGATCGGGGAGCGGACGAAGCGCAAATCTTCCCTACGGCAGCTTCCAGACGCTCGGCGTCCTGCGGCTCGAATTCTTGCACGAACAGGCCGACGATCCCCCGGCGGACTACCGTCGTGAGCTCGATCTCGGCGACGCGGTCGCGACTATCCGCTATCGGCAAGGCGGAGTCCTGCACGAGCGGACGGCGCTGGTCAGCGAACCCGACCAGGCGCTCGTCTACCGGTTGGTCGCCGATCGCCCCGGGGGCTTGTCGTTCGCCGCGACCCTCGAGCGCCCCGAGCGGGCGACGGTTCGCATGGAACCGGACGACGTGCTGCACATGTTCGGGCAACTCAATGACGGCCGAGACGGCGACGCGGGGGTCAAATACAGCGCGCAGGTGAGGATTCTGGTCGACGGCGACGAGGCGATCAGCCGTGACGGGACCTTCGAAGTGCATGATGCCACGGCAGCGACGATCCTGCTGACGGCCGCGACCGAGATCGACTCGTTCGCGGGCCGCAAGGACTCGGCGACGGCAGCGGCGCGAGCCGAGTTGGACTCCGCGGCAAAACGGCCGTTCGTCGAACTGCATCGCCGGCATGTGGCCGATTACCGCGCACATTACCAACGGGCCCGGTTGCGGCTCGCGCCGCCGCGCGGAGGCGTCGCCAGCGCAGCGTTGCCGACGCCCGAGCGGCTGGCCGCGGCTTGGCAGGGCGCCGAGGACCCTGGACTCGCCTCGTTGTACTTCAACTTTGGGCGATATCTGCTGATTAGCTCGTCGCGGCCCGGCGGATTCCCGGCAAACCTGCAGGGCATTTGGACCGAGACCTTGCAGACCCCGTGGAACGGCGACTGGCATCTCAATGTGAATGTGCAGATGAACTACTGGCCTGCCGAGCCGTGCAATTTGTCGGCGCTGCACGAGCCGCTGTTCGCGCTGATCGAGTCGCTGGTCGAACCGGGCGGCAAGACGGCGCGGGCGTACTACGACGCCGACGGGTGGTGCGCCCACGTGCTGGCCAACCCGTGGGGATTCGCCTCGCCGGGGGAGTCAGCCGGCTGGGGCGCCACGTCGACCGGCGGGGCGTGGCTCTGCCACCACCTGCGGCAGCACTACGAATTCACGCAGGATCGCGAGTTCCTGCGGCGGGCTTACCCGACGCTCCGCGGGGCGGCCGAGTTCGCTCTCGACACGCTGGTCGAGGACCCGCGGACCGGCAAACTCGTGACCGCCCCGTCAAATTCCCCCGAGAACAGCTACTTCGTCGGCAATGCGAAGGCCCACATCTGCGTCGGCTCGACCATGGACATGCAGGTCCTCCGGGCTCTGCTCAAGGCGACAGCCGACGCGGCGGAGATCCTGGAAAAGGACGAACCGTTCCGCGACCAGTGTCGGGCGGCGGTCGAGCGGTTGCTGCCGACGCGAATCGCCTCCGATGGTCGGATCATGGAGTGGAGCGAGGAGGTGCGCGAAGCCGAACCGCAACATCGACATGTGTCGCACCTGTGGGGGTTGTATCCTGGGGACGAGATCGACGTTCGGGCAACGCCGAAGCTGGCCGAGGCGGCGCGCAAGTCGCTCGACGGCCGGGGTGACGACGGCACCGGATGGAGTTTGGCGTACAAGATTGCCATGTGGGCCCGGCTGGGGGACGGCGAACGGGCTCACAAACTCCTGCGGCGACACTTCATGCCGATTTCGATCGGCGCGAATGACATCGCGCTCAAAGGAGGCTCATATCCGAACCTGTTCGACGCCCATCCGCCGTTTCAAATCGACGGCAACTTCGGCGGGACCGCGGCAATCGCCGAGATGCTGCTGCAGAGCCGGCTGAGCGGTCCCCCTGCGGCGCCGCGGGCGGAGATTGACCTGTTGCCCGCACTCCCCCCTGCCTGGCGGGCCGGGGAGTTCGCCAATTTCTGCGGCCGCGGGGGGATCGAGGTCTCGGCGACGTGGCGCGACGGCGCCCTGACTCAGGCCCGGCTGCGCTCAAACACCCGCCAGACCGTCCTCGTCCGCAACGGCCAGCGGCGGGTCGAGTTGAATCTCGCGCCGCGCGAGACCGTGACGATCGACGGCGAATTGCAGCTCGACGGTCAGGTGCGCGAGGCGCGAACTGGGGCGGGGTCATGA